The DNA sequence ATCGAGAGCAAGGTGATCGAGCATTTCCCATTTCCTGCGCCGAGAAGATTCGGCCGGACGTCGCCGCCCGGCCGCAGGACGCGCCCGTTCGCCCCGACTCAGCGGGGCGCCGGAACCACCTGGATTTTCGCCATCATGCCGCTGTCCTCATGTTCGAGGATGTGACAGTGATAGACGAACTC is a window from the Methylocystis sp. IM3 genome containing:
- a CDS encoding multicopper oxidase domain-containing protein, whose amino-acid sequence is EFVYHCHILEHEDSGMMAKIQVVPAPR